From the genome of Scytonema hofmannii PCC 7110, one region includes:
- the phnC gene encoding phosphonate ABC transporter ATP-binding protein encodes MCLIQLNQVSKRYENGFQALHATTLTINPGEFTVILGPSGAGKSTLLRLINGLETLSSGEIFIANRQLTKENRRRLRAKVGMVFQHFNLVSRLNVMTNVLTGRLYHRSWWESLLYLFPKKDYELAHWALTRVNLTDKAWNRASKLSGGQQQRVAIARVLAQQPEVILADEPVASLDPVTTEEIMHLLREICKSDGVTVVASLHQVGLAIQFAERIIGINSGQVVFDGTACELFHKQEILETIYRRADGSLDEKFNMEMALAKS; translated from the coding sequence ATGTGTTTGATACAACTCAATCAAGTCAGCAAACGCTACGAAAATGGATTTCAAGCTCTACATGCCACAACTCTGACAATCAATCCGGGCGAATTCACAGTCATTCTTGGACCTTCAGGTGCTGGTAAGTCTACTCTTTTGCGTTTAATCAATGGCTTAGAAACTCTTAGCAGTGGTGAAATTTTTATTGCCAATCGTCAACTGACGAAAGAAAATCGCCGCCGCCTCCGTGCTAAGGTTGGTATGGTCTTCCAACACTTTAATCTGGTAAGCCGTTTAAATGTAATGACGAACGTTCTTACCGGAAGGTTATATCACCGTTCTTGGTGGGAAAGCCTTTTGTATCTCTTTCCCAAAAAAGATTATGAACTCGCTCACTGGGCGTTAACACGGGTGAATTTGACAGATAAAGCTTGGAACCGCGCCAGCAAACTATCTGGAGGTCAGCAACAACGGGTGGCGATCGCTCGTGTTCTAGCGCAGCAACCTGAAGTTATCCTAGCAGACGAACCCGTTGCCAGTCTTGACCCCGTCACGACTGAAGAAATCATGCACTTGTTGAGAGAAATTTGCAAAAGTGATGGCGTGACTGTGGTGGCTAGTTTGCACCAAGTTGGGTTAGCAATACAGTTTGCTGAACGCATTATTGGTATCAATAGCGGTCAAGTCGTTTTTGATGGTACAGCCTGTGAACTCTTTCACAAACAAGAAATTCTCGAAACTATTTATCGTCGTGCGGATGGAAGCTTAGATGAGAAGTTTAACATGGAAATGGCATTGGCCAAGTCGTGA
- the phnE gene encoding phosphonate ABC transporter, permease protein PhnE yields MRSLTWKWHWPSRDGLPPLALIALLLTILLALGSTAALVEVDLVRIIQSTGRLFEFARQLFALPNWDYLPTLGVKMLETIEIAFLSTTFALLLSLPLGVLAARNSTPHPIVYHFSRNLLSIMRALPEVVWALVFVSAVGLGALPGVMALSFVTTGFMAKFFAESIEVVDSKAVEGITATGASWLQLINFAMLPQAFPDIIGTVLYILDHNLRTATIVGLVGAGGIGYELVTSIRLFNYSQLMMIVLAIYLAVTVLDRVSNQLRSRVI; encoded by the coding sequence ATGAGAAGTTTAACATGGAAATGGCATTGGCCAAGTCGTGATGGTTTGCCTCCACTTGCACTGATTGCTTTGCTATTAACAATCTTGCTTGCTCTTGGCAGTACTGCTGCATTAGTGGAAGTGGATTTAGTTCGTATCATTCAATCGACAGGAAGACTGTTTGAGTTTGCAAGACAGTTATTTGCTCTTCCCAACTGGGATTATCTCCCAACTCTTGGGGTAAAAATGTTGGAAACCATAGAAATTGCTTTTCTAAGTACAACTTTTGCCCTTCTTCTCAGCCTACCTCTTGGGGTACTTGCTGCTCGCAACAGTACTCCCCATCCTATTGTTTACCACTTTAGCCGCAACCTTCTTTCGATAATGCGTGCTTTACCAGAAGTTGTATGGGCGCTCGTATTCGTTTCTGCAGTAGGCTTAGGTGCTTTACCAGGCGTGATGGCGCTCAGTTTTGTAACCACTGGCTTTATGGCAAAGTTTTTTGCTGAAAGTATAGAGGTGGTAGATAGTAAAGCAGTTGAGGGAATTACCGCCACAGGTGCTAGTTGGTTGCAATTGATAAACTTCGCAATGCTTCCTCAAGCATTTCCAGATATCATTGGTACAGTTCTCTACATTCTCGATCACAATCTTCGAACAGCAACGATTGTTGGTTTGGTAGGTGCTGGTGGAATCGGTTATGAACTTGTGACATCTATTCGCTTGTTTAACTACAGTCAACTCATGATGATTGTGCTGGCGATTTATTTAGCTGTCACAGTACTGGATAGAGTATCTAACCAATTACGTTCGCGGGTGATTTAA
- the phnG gene encoding phosphonate C-P lyase system protein PhnG, with protein sequence MRIPSRCLWVRALTAHSSHKLQSLAEDLIAQWEVNYKSLPQTGLSLLQMEDGVFHEPYYLGEIPVANAWIELTNSSNESFEGAAWVMNDSAELAVALAVCDAVLAHQLPGWQKVADLIDKGMEKRALEEAQRSTILVKTKVNFSLLSQEDDDDKH encoded by the coding sequence ATGAGAATTCCTTCACGCTGTCTCTGGGTAAGAGCTTTAACTGCTCATTCATCTCATAAACTACAATCTCTAGCAGAAGATTTAATTGCCCAATGGGAAGTCAATTATAAATCTTTACCACAAACTGGTCTCAGCTTGCTACAAATGGAAGATGGTGTGTTTCACGAACCATACTATTTAGGAGAAATTCCTGTAGCCAATGCATGGATAGAACTCACCAACTCAAGCAATGAAAGTTTTGAAGGCGCAGCTTGGGTTATGAATGATTCTGCTGAATTAGCTGTTGCTTTAGCAGTATGTGATGCAGTGTTAGCTCACCAACTACCAGGATGGCAAAAAGTGGCCGATTTAATAGACAAAGGAATGGAAAAACGCGCTTTAGAAGAAGCTCAACGGAGTACAATTTTAGTAAAAACAAAAGTTAATTTTTCCTTGTTAAGTCAGGAAGACGATGATGATAAACATTGA
- the phnH gene encoding phosphonate C-P lyase system protein PhnH, translating into MMINIDIVWSPETQQKIFRNLLNCMSLPGEIADISQHLGKSSALVGLLATLLDRSVTWSDEEELVKKSDRNLLQAPTTSSETAKFVIRDAKNPPEKHFCPNLGELANPEKGATLILQGTALSEGNTTLQLSGAGIPTTRLLHLNGFHPQWFRQRQNWVENFPLGIDVFLVDSTQVTAIPRTTHIQIPNAP; encoded by the coding sequence ATGATGATAAACATTGATATTGTTTGGTCACCAGAAACCCAACAAAAGATTTTTCGTAATTTATTAAATTGCATGAGTCTACCAGGAGAAATTGCCGATATCAGCCAACATTTAGGTAAGTCTTCAGCCCTAGTAGGACTACTAGCAACACTGCTGGATAGAAGCGTAACTTGGAGTGACGAAGAAGAATTGGTCAAAAAAAGCGATCGCAATCTTCTTCAAGCACCTACCACCTCTAGTGAAACAGCAAAATTTGTTATTAGAGATGCTAAAAATCCTCCTGAAAAACATTTCTGTCCCAACTTAGGAGAATTAGCCAACCCAGAAAAAGGAGCAACCCTAATACTTCAGGGAACAGCACTAAGTGAAGGAAATACAACACTACAGTTATCAGGCGCGGGTATACCAACAACCCGCCTCTTGCATCTCAATGGATTTCATCCTCAATGGTTCAGACAGCGTCAGAACTGGGTAGAAAACTTTCCTTTAGGAATAGACGTATTTTTAGTCGATTCTACACAAGTGACAGCAATACCAAGAACAACTCATATCCAAATTCCAAACGCACCCTAA
- a CDS encoding alpha-D-ribose 1-methylphosphonate 5-phosphate C-P-lyase PhnJ, translating to MKTRTQSLINEKIETKESIFAEAKNETSTIQNNAYRYQFGFLDEDAKKEIRRALLKAVAIPGYQVPYASREMPIARGFGTGGLQITLSLIGVDDTLKVIDQGSDDSVNAINIREFISKTSPGIKLTKHTEEATLIQSRHRIPEIPLKQGQILVLQVPYPDPLVVVEASEEKRKTMHGEGDYSRLWVKLYEDMVKFSEITISHRYPTRINGFYTIDPSPIPRFDVPKLHQSECLNLFGAGREKKIYAVPPYTKAEPLSFKDIPFRVEDFTDEKGQRRACARCGSITSFLDELLNSQGEKVYQCSDSDYCDRNLL from the coding sequence ATGAAAACACGAACGCAATCTTTAATAAACGAAAAAATAGAAACCAAAGAAAGCATATTTGCAGAAGCAAAAAACGAGACTTCTACAATTCAAAATAATGCCTATCGCTATCAATTTGGTTTTTTAGATGAAGACGCTAAAAAAGAGATTCGCCGCGCTCTCCTTAAAGCTGTGGCTATTCCAGGTTATCAGGTGCCTTATGCTTCCCGTGAGATGCCAATTGCAAGGGGTTTTGGCACTGGTGGATTGCAAATTACTCTCTCTCTCATTGGTGTTGATGATACCCTTAAAGTCATAGATCAAGGTAGCGATGATTCTGTGAATGCTATTAACATTCGTGAATTTATTTCCAAAACAAGTCCGGGAATAAAACTTACCAAGCATACGGAAGAAGCTACTTTAATTCAAAGCCGCCATCGCATACCTGAAATTCCCCTAAAGCAGGGGCAAATTTTAGTTCTTCAAGTTCCTTATCCTGACCCTTTGGTTGTTGTTGAGGCTAGCGAAGAAAAGCGCAAAACCATGCATGGTGAAGGAGATTACTCACGTTTGTGGGTCAAGTTATATGAAGATATGGTTAAATTTTCTGAAATTACTATCTCTCATCGCTATCCTACCCGTATCAATGGATTTTATACAATTGACCCCTCACCCATACCTCGTTTTGATGTTCCAAAATTACATCAATCTGAATGCTTAAATCTCTTTGGTGCGGGAAGAGAAAAGAAAATTTATGCTGTACCACCCTATACAAAAGCTGAACCTCTTTCCTTTAAAGATATTCCTTTCCGAGTTGAAGATTTTACCGATGAAAAAGGTCAGCGCCGTGCTTGTGCTCGATGTGGTTCCATCACTAGTTTTCTAGATGAATTGCTCAACAGTCAGGGCGAAAAAGTTTACCAATGTTCTGATAGCGACTATTGCGATCGCAACTTGCTTTAA
- a CDS encoding carbon-phosphorus lyase complex subunit PhnI has protein sequence MGYVAIKGGESAIEEAIKLLDFLRTQDSTESPLSLETIRHQLHFLHSRVLSEGGLYHPELTSLAIKQSAGDTLEAAFYLRAYRSTRPRVGETPLHNGKNMRLIRRISAAFKDIPGGQMLGPTSDYLQRLFRFELLDESPKQFRKVAKNWLKDIPEETLPTTFPKVLDTLRQEGLLSPITERHEPPFDITREPLIFPVPRSAALSTMARAETGSILSIAYSNMRGYGDIHPTVAELRVGYLPVELPHPATGELMEAGEVLITECEVVAMYEANDNKGKPTFGLGYGACFGHNEVKAIAMAILDRALQKGMSQGPDNPSEDPEFVLLHIDGIESMGFASHYKMPHYVTFQSDLDRLRTTQKNHKPES, from the coding sequence ATGGGTTACGTTGCAATCAAAGGCGGCGAATCTGCTATCGAAGAAGCCATTAAACTACTAGACTTCTTAAGAACACAAGATAGCACTGAATCTCCCCTATCTCTAGAAACAATTCGCCATCAACTACACTTTTTACACAGCCGTGTTTTATCAGAAGGAGGCTTGTATCACCCAGAATTAACTTCACTAGCCATCAAGCAAAGTGCTGGTGATACCCTCGAAGCCGCCTTCTACTTAAGAGCTTATCGTTCCACCCGTCCCAGAGTAGGGGAAACCCCTCTCCACAACGGCAAAAATATGCGTCTTATCCGTCGCATTTCCGCCGCATTTAAAGATATTCCCGGTGGACAGATGTTAGGACCAACATCAGACTACTTACAGCGTCTGTTTCGATTTGAACTGCTTGATGAATCACCAAAACAGTTTCGTAAAGTAGCTAAAAATTGGCTGAAAGACATACCAGAGGAAACCCTACCAACAACATTTCCCAAAGTGTTAGATACTTTACGTCAGGAAGGGCTGTTATCACCAATTACAGAACGTCACGAACCACCATTTGACATCACCAGAGAACCCTTAATTTTCCCAGTTCCACGTTCTGCAGCACTATCTACAATGGCAAGAGCGGAAACTGGTTCCATTTTATCCATCGCATATTCCAATATGCGTGGCTACGGCGATATTCACCCCACCGTCGCTGAGTTGCGAGTTGGTTACCTACCAGTTGAATTACCGCATCCCGCTACAGGTGAATTGATGGAAGCTGGAGAAGTGCTTATAACAGAGTGTGAAGTCGTTGCTATGTACGAGGCAAATGATAACAAAGGTAAACCAACCTTTGGATTGGGATACGGTGCTTGTTTTGGACATAACGAAGTCAAAGCGATCGCTATGGCGATTTTAGACCGAGCTTTGCAAAAAGGCATGAGCCAAGGTCCTGATAATCCCTCCGAAGACCCCGAATTTGTTCTTCTTCATATCGATGGCATTGAGTCAATGGGTTTTGCTTCCCACTACAAAATGCCCCACTATGTTACCTTCCAATCTGATTTAGATAGGCTCCGTACCACTCAGAAAAACCATAAACCCGAGTCATGA
- the phnL gene encoding phosphonate C-P lyase system protein PhnL yields MSFNIILRTEGLGKRFILHEQGKEIPSAQNVSLEVQAGKLTALTGTSGAGKSSLLKCIYRTYLPSEGAIYYRTDEGEWIDLVQASEYQILELRRSEISFVTQFLHCLPRQSTIDVVAKPLFDLGIERNEAREKAKELLKQIHLPERLWEISPSTFSGGEKQRVNLARAMILRPRLLLLDEPTASLDSTSVARVIEMIRQMKKAGAGILAIFHNQELIQELADVEITLVSAA; encoded by the coding sequence ATGTCATTCAATATTATTTTACGTACAGAAGGGTTGGGTAAACGCTTTATTCTCCACGAACAAGGAAAAGAAATTCCTTCTGCTCAAAATGTTTCTTTAGAAGTTCAAGCAGGAAAACTGACAGCATTAACAGGAACTTCTGGTGCTGGAAAATCTAGCCTCCTTAAGTGTATTTACCGAACTTATTTACCTAGTGAAGGAGCCATTTACTATCGTACAGACGAGGGGGAATGGATAGATTTAGTACAGGCTAGCGAATATCAAATTTTAGAGTTGCGACGTTCTGAAATTAGCTTTGTTACTCAATTTCTTCACTGCTTACCCCGACAATCTACTATAGATGTTGTTGCTAAACCATTGTTTGATTTAGGTATAGAACGTAATGAAGCTAGAGAGAAAGCGAAAGAATTATTAAAACAAATTCATCTTCCAGAGAGGCTTTGGGAAATTTCGCCCTCTACTTTTTCTGGAGGAGAGAAACAACGGGTTAATTTAGCGCGTGCGATGATTCTTCGCCCCCGCTTGTTATTGTTAGATGAACCAACTGCTAGTCTCGATTCTACTTCAGTAGCACGAGTGATTGAGATGATTCGCCAGATGAAAAAAGCTGGGGCTGGTATTTTGGCAATTTTTCACAACCAAGAGCTAATTCAAGAACTCGCTGATGTTGAAATTACTCTCGTTTCTGCAGCTTAA
- the phnE gene encoding phosphonate ABC transporter, permease protein PhnE encodes MLLNQSQLPTLPKKPANLVPFWLGLFLILVGLVIFHLEISFETLFWSFGDIIEYLGRYSTPNFSDIGKYLGLMGQTLAIALWGTVLAFIISFFLTPFAAKNISPHRVLYRIVRELLIFLLALPDLVLALIFVAALGLGPLPGVLALGFHTAGFLSKFFSESMERVEPGIYEAVNATGANFLQLVMFAAWPSIVQEVIGYTLYIFDRNVRVATVLGLVGAGGIGLELNANLRFFQYDQAAAIIAIILISIIIIDYISGFLRKKLS; translated from the coding sequence ATGTTACTGAATCAGTCTCAACTCCCTACACTTCCTAAAAAACCTGCCAATTTAGTTCCTTTCTGGTTAGGGCTGTTTTTAATTCTTGTCGGATTAGTCATTTTCCACCTTGAAATTTCATTTGAAACTTTATTTTGGAGTTTCGGTGATATTATCGAGTACTTAGGAAGGTACAGTACACCAAACTTTAGTGACATTGGCAAGTATCTAGGATTGATGGGACAAACATTGGCAATAGCACTTTGGGGAACAGTTTTAGCCTTTATTATCAGCTTTTTCCTAACCCCATTTGCAGCTAAAAATATTTCCCCACATCGTGTTCTTTATAGAATTGTACGCGAGTTACTCATCTTTTTACTAGCATTGCCCGATCTCGTTTTAGCACTCATCTTTGTAGCTGCTTTAGGGCTTGGTCCCTTACCTGGAGTGTTAGCCTTAGGTTTTCATACAGCAGGGTTTTTGTCTAAGTTCTTTTCAGAGAGTATGGAACGAGTTGAACCGGGAATTTATGAAGCAGTTAATGCAACCGGCGCTAACTTTCTCCAACTTGTGATGTTTGCTGCTTGGCCTTCCATTGTTCAAGAGGTCATTGGTTATACACTCTATATTTTCGATCGCAATGTCAGAGTTGCAACTGTATTAGGATTAGTAGGAGCCGGAGGTATTGGTTTGGAGTTAAACGCCAATTTGCGCTTCTTTCAATATGACCAAGCTGCAGCAATTATTGCAATTATTCTCATCTCTATCATCATTATTGATTACATTTCTGGTTTCCTCAGGAAAAAACTCTCATGA
- the phnD gene encoding phosphonate ABC transporter substrate-binding protein gives MSHQKFFTAIALSASRTRLIASVVSIIAVSSQVNPQGINTLLQGQFNLPVASAQNRPIVMGLIPAENNQEMTQKFEPMRAYLEKKLGRPVKVFTATDYAGVIEAMRRDRVDIAWFGPLSYVLAEQEAGAEAFAVGVRKNGQSTYRSIFVVPGDSPVKSLQDLKGKNVAFVDPASTSGALVPSFIVKKTTGKLPQEFFGKLTYAGSHDAAELAVKNKTVDAAADNDITYEKMLSQGLITKQSNRVLLTSDPLPGSPLTYRNDLDAAIKQKVRDAILNAHKEIKVTGYGDLLRYDAVTPPKYQSIRDMVKQLGLRREQMLK, from the coding sequence ATGTCTCACCAAAAGTTTTTTACTGCGATCGCTCTTAGCGCAAGCCGTACCCGGCTTATCGCATCTGTGGTCTCTATTATAGCAGTTAGCAGCCAAGTCAACCCTCAAGGAATCAATACTTTACTACAGGGACAATTTAACCTACCAGTCGCTTCAGCTCAAAACCGTCCAATTGTCATGGGATTAATTCCTGCGGAAAATAACCAAGAAATGACCCAGAAATTTGAGCCGATGCGGGCTTACCTAGAAAAGAAACTCGGTCGCCCTGTCAAAGTTTTCACAGCAACTGATTATGCTGGCGTGATTGAAGCCATGAGAAGAGATCGAGTAGACATTGCTTGGTTTGGTCCTCTCTCTTACGTGCTTGCTGAGCAAGAAGCAGGAGCAGAAGCCTTTGCTGTAGGCGTTCGTAAAAATGGGCAATCCACATATCGCAGTATCTTTGTTGTTCCCGGTGACTCTCCTGTCAAATCTTTGCAAGATTTAAAAGGTAAGAATGTTGCTTTTGTCGATCCCGCTTCTACTTCTGGAGCACTTGTACCCAGTTTTATCGTCAAGAAAACTACAGGTAAACTACCTCAAGAATTTTTCGGTAAGCTGACTTACGCTGGTTCTCATGATGCAGCCGAACTAGCAGTGAAAAACAAGACAGTAGATGCAGCAGCTGACAATGACATTACCTACGAAAAGATGCTTTCTCAAGGTTTAATTACCAAACAAAGCAATCGAGTTCTACTGACTTCTGACCCCCTACCTGGTTCTCCCCTCACTTACCGGAACGATTTGGATGCAGCTATCAAACAAAAAGTTCGGGACGCTATTTTAAACGCCCACAAAGAAATCAAGGTAACAGGTTACGGAGATCTTCTGCGTTACGATGCAGTAACTCCGCCTAAATATCAGTCAATTCGGGATATGGTCAAGCAGTTAGGACTCAGACGCGAACAGATGCTCAAGTAG
- a CDS encoding ATP-binding cassette domain-containing protein: MVNKVLQIRGLTKIYGSGCSECSTLTGPETNTNICPQCGSIVAAQDVSFDLYQGEILGIMGESGSGKSTLVKMLYFDQKPTQGNAKFFDKGKTYDLFALNPAQARWLKNHKFGMVYQNPHLGLNFRVTAGGNIAERLLMSDLLDYGEIRDRSKNLLARTEFLVKRIDELPKNFSGGMQQRVQIARALATEPPLLFLDEVTTGLDLSVQAKILDLILELQQQLKVAMIVVTHDLGVIRLLASRTIVMKYGRVVESGLTDQILEDPQHSYTQQLVASAL, encoded by the coding sequence ATGGTGAATAAAGTTTTACAAATTCGAGGATTAACGAAAATCTATGGTTCGGGTTGTTCTGAATGTTCCACCTTAACTGGACCCGAAACTAATACTAATATTTGTCCTCAGTGTGGAAGTATTGTTGCGGCTCAAGATGTTTCTTTTGATTTATATCAAGGAGAAATTCTTGGCATCATGGGGGAGTCAGGAAGTGGCAAATCGACGCTTGTCAAAATGTTGTATTTTGACCAAAAACCCACTCAAGGCAATGCTAAATTTTTCGATAAAGGGAAGACTTATGATTTATTTGCCCTAAATCCCGCTCAAGCTCGATGGTTGAAAAATCATAAGTTTGGTATGGTTTATCAAAACCCTCACTTAGGTTTAAATTTTCGAGTCACAGCAGGAGGAAACATCGCCGAACGACTGTTGATGAGCGATTTATTGGATTATGGAGAAATACGCGATCGCTCCAAAAACCTTCTAGCTCGCACTGAATTTCTAGTTAAGCGCATTGATGAATTACCCAAAAACTTTTCTGGAGGAATGCAACAGCGAGTCCAAATTGCTCGTGCTTTAGCCACCGAACCACCACTTTTATTTCTTGATGAAGTCACAACCGGATTAGATTTATCCGTTCAAGCAAAAATTCTCGATTTAATTCTAGAACTTCAGCAACAGTTAAAAGTCGCCATGATTGTTGTGACTCACGATTTGGGTGTCATTCGACTTTTAGCATCACGCACCATAGTTATGAAATATGGTCGAGTTGTTGAATCAGGTTTAACCGATCAAATTCTCGAAGATCCACAACATTCTTATACCCAGCAATTAGTTGCTTCTGCTTTGTAG
- a CDS encoding GntR family transcriptional regulator: MKPTKQQEKGNSLYNQIAQKLIADIESGVYCPGDRIPSENELAAQYGVHRLTARMAITTLVEKDLVYRIQGRGAFVKEEKIDYCLNLNTNFTQALFNLGYLPCIRIVSSKVLTAGEQLANLLETQIGTSVFRVKVLRAASPTMTENTNTEPAVPEMLPLCISDSYLLLEKFPNLPILIYKSHSLYSLLRNHYGTHPRRIRTQVETEAAYKEEAKLLKISPGSPILTTKSQVCDQHNQLFEYTVSRFRGDRFSLGISY, translated from the coding sequence ATGAAGCCTACAAAGCAACAGGAAAAAGGGAATTCTCTCTATAACCAAATAGCCCAGAAACTAATTGCAGATATAGAGAGTGGGGTTTATTGTCCGGGCGATCGCATACCTTCGGAGAATGAACTAGCAGCCCAATATGGTGTCCATCGATTGACTGCACGGATGGCAATCACAACTCTAGTAGAGAAAGATTTAGTGTATAGAATACAAGGGCGCGGTGCTTTTGTAAAAGAAGAAAAAATTGATTATTGTCTGAACTTAAATACTAATTTTACTCAAGCTTTGTTTAACTTAGGCTATCTTCCCTGCATCCGAATTGTAAGTAGTAAAGTTCTAACTGCTGGTGAACAACTTGCTAATTTACTAGAGACTCAAATAGGAACTTCTGTGTTTCGAGTTAAAGTTCTGCGTGCAGCATCACCGACAATGACAGAGAATACAAATACCGAGCCTGCTGTACCGGAGATGTTGCCATTGTGTATTAGTGATTCCTATTTACTTTTGGAAAAATTTCCCAATCTACCTATACTCATATACAAATCCCACTCTTTGTACAGCTTACTGCGAAATCATTATGGCACTCATCCGCGTCGTATTCGTACTCAGGTAGAAACGGAAGCAGCCTATAAAGAAGAAGCAAAACTGCTAAAGATTTCTCCTGGTTCACCAATACTGACAACAAAAAGCCAAGTTTGTGACCAACACAATCAATTGTTCGAGTATACAGTCAGTCGTTTTCGTGGCGATCGCTTTTCCCTAGGTATTTCTTACTGA